Sequence from the Helicoverpa armigera isolate CAAS_96S chromosome 14, ASM3070526v1, whole genome shotgun sequence genome:
TGCAATGACAATATGACATTATCCTGTGTACGCAACGTAGTGGGGTGACCGAAATCGGAGCAGTGTTGCCATAACTTGTGGTAAACAAATGTTCGTGGCATGTCATAAATTGCTTGCGACTTGTTAAAGCAAAGTTGGCGGCCCTTTATCATTTAATAACCAAATTAGTTATTGTCATTTCGGGCTTCGATGAttagctttttattttgtaaatagttctgtacttacctatttttacTATATCGGTATATCTTACCTCTAGATGCACCAATAAATGTAGTTAATCTTGTTTTATAAAACTCTGTTGCAAGTCGCATTATCGAAACATAAACTGTgcacaataacaaaaacaataagtagatacttacctacttacgttattattattttgataactacTTGCGTAAAATCGTAGTATTCTAGAAACTTTACgaattatgtttataaaaagtttccacataaaataatattttttcggtTGTTGCCAACCTGTATTGCAAGACTCACGTGCGTGCAAGGGACAATCTTTCGGCAGAATGGTAGTAAACGCAAATAAATTTACATAAGGAAGGTATCTTAGAAAAAGCTTTTTCGTAATTTGGGACAAATTGGTACAACGTACTTCGGTGTGTATTCtacttaaaactttttgtattaGAAATCTCATAATTTTCATGATACGCAGTAGGTATGTCACGGTTGAAGTAAATATGAAAAGTCTTGGCAAAGAGACACTGTCAGACATTGCTACGACTGCGACGGCGTAGCAACAACTTACGCTACGCTTATTTATTTGCAAGCATTTTTATCTCGTAGTCGTATGAATAAACTACTACAATTAAGACGCTGACCAAGtgataaagaaacaaaagcaaGTAAAAAATCTAAAGTTCTGAGTCATTTATTACAACACAATTATGACAAATACACGACAAAATTCAGTGTCTATGTCAGAACAGCTCTAACTGAAAGTAAGAATAATTTGTCTGGCTAAACTCACGACAAGCCGTCTAACGAGCAATGTTGCTAGTCAGAACAGACATTTTGCAACTTGCAAATGACGCCCGTAATTACCtggaaaattgcaaaaatattaccATTGCCTGTTTGCAACTAGCGAAGCAACAACACTCAATTACGTGTTGCTTTGAAGTTACACCTCTTGTAACAGCACTAGATGTTACAATTCGAGTAATCTACTCGATTGCTCACCGATTGCCGACGAATCGAGATCGGCGGTAAGCACCAGTTGGCACAATCGATAGGAAGACGAGCACTCCcatttttataaacaacagCAAAAAATTTACTCACATAAAAAATGGGCCCATCGAAAATTTGGACTCTATGTCAAGGGCGTAACGCATTCTAATTTTGAAACGGAAGTATGGTAACGGCAAagttatgtttgttatattttaccGGTTAACCAAGATGGCGGCTTTGACACGTGACATAAAACGATATTTATGAGCGGGAAGTTCGCGAGTCGGGATGCGACATGCGAGGCGGTCACGAACCGCGGATGTACGGATTAAATGAACGATTTCTATTCATGACGATTTTATGTGAAGCAGGAAGGCTGTCACGGGACATGTCGAAACCTGAGGAATGTTCCTTATACGACAATATCTGTATAAATTATGCGAATGTTGAAACAGCAGCGGCTCGGCTTCATGTCGACGACGATTCACAAGTTGTCAACGTAATTTGCATGGACTTGCTGTAACAAGACGTTGAACTGGCAAATTGTGGCAAGTTTTACGAGACTCATAAAATAGCAGCAAAGCCTTGTGTAAAGAGATAATGAGCATTTAAATGGCACTGTTTCATGTCTTGAATCTATGAATAAGTTTGTACCAAGGCTTAAAAATACAGCAGAACTGAAATACTTGAACATGTTAAGGCATAAGTTTGTGAAAACATTGAATGAATACCCAGAGTTCAATAACATGACTACATCAATACGTATTTACTAGAActtcaatattttctaaaatcaaCGAAAGTCTAAGAAGCATCAGCTTTTTCCAAAggcattataaaattacaacttaGCCATTCATTAACATTCACATTTCAACTTCAGAAGACAAGCCACAGTTCTTGAATCATTCATTGTAATTCAAGATCTTCATTCTAGTGCTCCAATAGAGCTATTAGAGCTGTAAGCAAGTCTCTTAAATACTATAACAATAGCAGACATTTTCTAACAACTAACTAATGTAGTCTATTCAGTAAAACAAGCCAATTACCAATTAAGGGGATCTATAGTTTCATTCACGGCTAGAAACCTGAAGTGAACATTCTATAGggcttaaattaaacttaaaacttgAGTTAGTCTGCCAGTTAGATATAATAACAGTAGATAGTATTGTTAATAACCAGTTAGCTGTTCGTTATCGAAAAGTTTGACACTAATGAGCTAAAGTTTTCGCCACGCGAAAAATAGGGAGCGAACGGCTTCGTTTAAAAAACTGCGGGTTTTTGTAGTCACAAATATTTCGCCATTAAATCgtggtaaattaataatattatgccTTCGAAAGTTTTAGGTGTTTTTCGCAAACGGCAATAGTTTGATGGGGCCTGTTAATCTTTCTCATAAGGACACACTTTCAGACGAGCTAGGCCCCCATGTGgttcttttgtaaatataatattactagaaGGTTCAAATATAAGTATTGACctgtactatattttttataattccaTTAATTTAGCAAATTCAGGTTACCAGAAGGAGTACTAAGTATAGGTACGTCTTACGAAGTACCCCTGCCGTCTGGTCCCGTCGCGGTTCGTTTATTCGGCAAGATTATCATTTTGGTTGTAAACGTTTATTGTGACCCAGTTCGACGATCAGGCACGCACGCATTAGATACAAATAAACACAATCGTCTCCGGACTCAAACTGCTAGATTTTTGCTAATTTATTCCGCAAGGTTGGAAGgttttgtgaattatttttggtaaataagaTGAGGACCTAAATTGAAAGAACTTGAACAATATCTCCATTTTGAATAAGGCTCCAGAGGATATTTTGAGCAATTTTTGTCAGGGAATCAGTCAGTTATAGTCGAATCAAATCATAAgttgatgtattattattttcaataactctgttcaaagatgttcaattgttattgtaattaggATACTGATCTTGATTAAAACTTATTTGTCGACTTTTATTTGACCCGCGTCATGTTAACCTTTGTTCGTCATATTTAAGTCAAACTTAAGTACTGCGCATTCATTAATTTGGAACTTCAAGTCATTCTACTAGCGTAAGTAACGCTCGGGGTATGAGAATTAGTGTTTAAAActttacttaatataaaaagacGGCACCGTTTATTTAcggaaatattgaaacaaattcTTCAATGAATTTTCTATTTTCTCTCATAAAATACTTTCTGATCCCGAAAATCAGGACAATTATGTTTGCAGACgaactttttttaaaaaccaAGAGAATTGGAGTCATAATATTTAGAGTTAGAAATCAATAACAAAGGGTAATGTGATAAGATTACGTGAGTCAATGTCCGAATGATAGCCAAGCGCGCTGGACCACACTCGACTTGCGTCATAACTTATTCTTTTAAACAGCCTAtataattgataattaaataaacgacTCGCGTAATACTGAGTGCGTAAATCAGCTACTGTTGGACTGCCTAGGTCTGACTACAGGAATAAATATGGCAACTGCAAACTTGTACCAATTGTTTACtaactacttacctacttactactaCCTATATACTTTGAAGTACACATACTACGTATGTCACATACGTACATACGTCTTCGACGTGTTAAAACAAAGTTAgaactttaaaagaaaatgaaatacttaaaccatttgtttttaaacataattttatcaacATAAGAAGTGAAGGAACAatgtttgaaagaaaaaatgtagGCAAGGTCTATTTCGCATAAagttatattagtttttttcgAGTCGCGCCGCACTGTTCTTTGTTCGCATCCAGATTCCTCACATAAGATTCACCGTAAGACAGAAGTTTGACACTTAAAAAGCCTGAATATTCCAGCATAAGCGATTATCATCAATATCGCCCTCATAACCGTGGCCCCACAGGAGTCTGTCTCCGTATCCGTCCACAGCCACAGCCAGTTTCAGTCCTTGATTGTATTTACAGTTTACAATATGGAATACGAGGGAACCATTTTTAAATCCGGGTTCTAAGTAATATCTATGTCTGAGTTCGTCGGAATTGTTCGAGCCCCAGGCTTTCCTATCTCCTATATTGTCCACGTTCACGTCCAATTTCAGATACATGTTGCAGTCAATGTTGTACAGCTTGAAGGTGACGCCGTCGTTGTCCCAAACAGGAATGAGTTTCCAGCTCACTCTCTCACTGGACAAGTCGCAGGCGTTGTCACCCCAAACTAGTCTATCACCGTAGGAATCCTTATGCACATCAAGTTTCAAGGGTTGGCGGAATTTCAAGTTGGCTATAGTCACAGCGTCTTCATTAAAAATGTGTTGAAATGGTTTTGGGAAATAGTTACGAACCACATCGCGAGCCCCACCGTTCCACAACTTGTACGCGTATGACATGGCAGTTCGTGGAGCATCATTGATAAGCCTGTCGATGATCTGTCCTCCAGCCACGTCTGCTAACGACCGAGTCGCCATGATGGCACGTTCATAGTTAGAGTTGGtgatgtttttatataaataattaattgattccAATTTATTTAGGAAAGCCACATGGCTGACAAACTTTAAGCCTTGAAGATCTTCAAATAGATCGGCATCTGGACAGGCGTAAAGAGCTCTTTTTTGTAGTTCCATGGTGAGAATTAATATCTCTCCTGAATCAGGTTGACTTCCATACACAACTACTCTGCCAAGATCATTGTTGACAATGCGTGCGATATCCTTGGCACAGTTGGTGTTGATGCGTGACGCGTCCGTGACGGTGACGGTGATGACGGAGTTGTCTCTGATGTAGGCGCTGGTGTCGCACTCGGAGCAGCTGGCGACGGGGATCCTGTTCGGTATCTTACTGTCCCGGTCGGCGCCACCGCTCACCACGTGGTACTGATGATGGACGTTGTAGCAGTTAGTGAACCCAGTGATACCGCCCTCGGAAACAATTCTACCCTCGCCCCAGTAGTCCACATGTTGAATCAGGTTGTTGAGGGAAACTGGTATTTTCACCAAGTTGTACTCTCCTAGGTAAGGAACCTCGGAATACGGGAATAATTTATCCACATTTGTGTTGTAGTTTGGTTTCTTTGCGTTCTTCCAGTTGGTAATGGAATACATCTTGAAGTTcgtctgaaaagaaaatataataagataatTTTAGAAACCAGTAGTTCTTTACCTATGATAGTCCCTTCAGTGCCCTTTACTACTTACTTCTAGATTACCCTAGGTGAAACTGCGGGGAGAGATAATACTGGTCAATGCCATTGTTTTAAGCACCTTCACATAAACATGGACATGGACATATTTGCGTGAGTATCTGAccgtatacagaaagaaagctggtaGCCGGCGCCAATGTAGGTACTGGCCTTATTGCCGCTTGCCCATTCTGGCAGTAACTAAAAGGATGCAGATTGAAGGAACGGGAAGCGTTCCTATTCATTCCACATTTTATTCTCTGGGTGAGGGTTTTCAGAGGCCTGTGGCCTGGGCCTgagcagtaggacgataaaaaggctgaagaTTAATGCAAAAtagacaaatacaaaaaaaaaaacgtccgGCTGTAATTAAGCCAAAAGCACTGATGATGTATAGTTTCCTTTAGATTTTAGAGATTGGAGTAAAACTAGCTATTAgctgtaagtaattaaaataaagtaacttACTGTAACAACACCTCGAAGTACactgtatgtatatatttacaaGTTTGTGGCACGTTCTTTTATAGTAAAAATTCTTGGATATTATACCTTATCATATTCGGCGATGaccgcaaaaataaaaaaatatgaggtaTTCTATCATATAGACCGCAAAATTGGCGACACTCGTGACCTATTTATTTGTACTACCTACaccgaaaataaaaacaagtcaaGTTCGAGTCGGATTTACGCACTCCGGTTCCGTATAATGCTATtgcttacctacataataaatattcgaTTATCGAAAAAACACTGTACTGAGGCAAAATGCCGTTCTTAGAAATTCATGTCTATGTTGTCACTCATGGGTGGGTCGCGCCGCAGTCATTTGAACATTCAGTcttttcgggtagtcagaagacaacatctgacaaccagtcttaccacgGGTAATCGGGTTTCCCGGTTTGAAAAGAACGGAACATCGCTCATTGCAAAGCATTTATAGGATATCCAATATAATTTCACATATggattcaaaattcaaataaatacctaattaaaatgacaattaGTGATGACGAATAGTAAATTTTTATACCCCTTTGGACGTTGAACGTGATTAATTTGAAaggaaaacaaatgacgattGAAATAATCACGTTCTTTCTAATCACCTTACACCTCGATAATAGTCTCCGGgggattattttgttttcactttatcttgaatatttttatattatgtcatAAAATCTATCGAACGATATTTTTTAGGGTCACAAAAGGACTTTCGACTTTGGCTTACCTACCAATTTCCTTTACCTATTGTCCTTTATTATCGAGACAAAGTCCACTGGGCCAAAGTGCATTTCAGACTGTTATCAATCAGACGATCAAAGTACAATCTGCCAAAGAGCTTGTTCTTCGTTATCGATAGCAAAGTTGGCTCTGTATGCGAGTAAGTTTaagatcattattttttatttataagagtaGGTAAGTAAGAATTCTTCAGGGAATTCATCTTCATAATTATTGAACATTTAATTGCGTATCAACCTCTTAGTAACAACTTTTCTCAATTATCTTGGCGTCAGATTCCAGTCTTTCCGCAACTGAGTGCCTACTAGTGATTTTAAAGAAATGACTGCGACTGTCCTTCTCAAACCGCCCAGTGAACCGATGCTGCTGACTACCAACACATAGGAGCAGAATGTATAagcaaaattgaattttaaaaagacctaaaaatatatgtattttggaGCCAAGAGCTATCGTTTCAAAAATCGACAACTGTTCTATAAATACTGcctacaataatattgttactGCAGTGCTTTCAATAATAACATTCGGATAAGATAACGTAATGCATTCGCTCccgttttttattgttatgacATTATAATTTATCGATTCGTGAATGCAGTTGTTGTTTAAGGAGACTGAGCTATCACgacattattttaaagtgtatttttacaggatgttacaaaaaatataaagctgaaggaGCAGATGGGCTCTTTTTGGAACTTTATAAGTATAAACTTACTAACTTAAAACGCTACCAGATAAGAACATCTATAAACCTActcataaaaattaaagaaataattaattccgCTTGCAAAATGGGCATACATTGAAACCCAATAGGTGTCTAAGAAAAGACAAAAAGTCATGTTAATAAAATCCACTACATCGAAGCATCCacttaaatattacttttattattttgtaacaccCTTTATAAAGTTACGGAGATGATAGGTATAATGTTGAGCATGCAGCAATCATTATACACATAAAAGTGAACTTCATTCAGCCATTGAACATTAGGGCTTAGGGACTTTGCATGCTGCTAAATTTTTATTCAGCTGAATAAAAGCTTACAAAAACGGTATACATAGGTAGATGTTTTATCACACGAAAGCGGGTGTCTTATACTTAGCCTTCAGTAGTAGCTGAGTCACCGAATCATACAAAGATGTGTATTTAGCCTTTACAAAAAGTAGTATGGCACACCCGCTTCAACGAGGTAATATGTCTATAATTTACGAATTTTTGTATAAAGAAAGACgacaggaaaaaaaatattttcaaaggtaATGGTTATTTCTGAACAAATCACTACCAGCATACCTGGATAccgaaaggaaaataaaaataaaaggtatgtggtatgtaaataaagaaatttaaaaaacaaataaaaatgaaataaaataactgtatattatatttacataaacaatacgTACATTACTAATACTGTATAATTTATACCTAATGTTCCTagatacatatacctatataaatatataaaaacaactATGATGCAATGAACAGATAGTGTTCTTTAAACTGATTATTGTGGATGCGTTAATTCGTAGTAAGCGTAGTAGCCGTAAATTCGTAGCTTCGTAGCTCCGTAGACATATGAAGTTCCAGGTAGGCATACGAAGGAGCTACCTGTATTAATTAAAAGGACAGAACATAAGGTAGCTccaaaagtatataaaaaagcacttccaaaattatttaaatcctTTCTTCAACTAACATTTGATTATAATTTGTGTTTGACGCTTATCACGGATTGTATCGGACATTGAACCCGTCGCACGCAGAGTGACGCACACGCACGTATCGTACTGAGGATTTCAGCTATAAGCAGTtgttattgtaggtatttaGCTAGGATTTTCGCATTAACTATTAATTATTGGAATGTTAGAAAAACGTGCTCGAGTGGTGTCATGAAAAGGCAAGCTTAGTGAAGTGAACTTGCAGGCACACTTGAAAACCTTCAATAAGTTAGAATACAGGAGTGTGATTAGGGTACACAACTGTTTGGGTCAGGTCACCCAATAATTTACAAACACCTTCCACtagtacctactattattaATCAGAACCTAGGTCATAAAGTTTGTAGCCATTGGGTGCTCGTTATAAATAGTTTCCTAGTTTGTCTTGTTGaacaatatatacctataatacAAGTAATTTTATGAATCCTTAGGTACTTATATCTGGATTGaataggtcagataggcagtcgctccttataaaacactggtctcagccgcatccggtaaGATTGGAAGCAAtggaagccgacttcaacatagttgggaaaaaggctcgggagatgttAAGGTACTTATACTATTGTGTGTCATGTTACTTAATTTACCTCGGCCTGACTGTCGCTCTGTCACGCCTAAACTgctagtatgtaaataaaagtgaGTAACTTGAGTATAAGTATTTCACTAAACGGCAGAAAATGTTCAATCGATGACTATGTAAAAGGTAATCTAATACGTACCTATTTCTTTTTGTAACGTAATGATAAGCAATGTTACAACTCATCATAAAGAAACACTGTCTTAGGCAAAGGTACTTGGACGATTAAATATATGaagtaaaactgttttataGGAATACGTTACATTCCGATATTCAATCAGTAGGTCTGTAATAGATAGGTAGTTTGCTATCTTGTAAAAACATCTGCCGCATATTTGTACAAAAAGTCAATTGTcactttagaaaatatttaattcaacttccaggtattatttacttttgagacagatgtaagtaggtaggtataggtattttttaacgacgtcaaaaatcatcaaatgatcccctCCCgctctgtgggttagcagcggtgactaaaaaccgtcgtgttccgtcgtaggccgtCGTGTTCtatgtaactctttcgaacaatcccgcagccctaaGTATAGGACCTCTGGGGTACATAGGATCTTGCACGTCTCGTCTTGGCGGAGGGCGTAACTCATTACACAGATGTTTATGATATGTCATTGTATTCGTCTTTCTGTCTGATAATATGCGACCTGATAAGTTCTGTACTAACTGttaattaaagttataattattagaaacatattaattaggtaagtaaattAATGGCACATTATCGAATCACGTACAGGATGCCCTCCGAAAACAATAGTGCAACGCATACGTCCTACAAAAGTCGGTCAGAAAATACTTGTTAGAATGTCTTACAAAAAATCTGACGTGAGCGGGAAGGCTTATTGTAACACAcgaaataacttaatttaaactttGTGGTTAACTTCCTTATAAATCGCGGTGTATTTTCGGCCTGTCTACGAATCGATAGTGGAAATTAGGTCAGCATTGAGTCCCAATTTAAACCACGAATTCCGTATATTTTCCCCTCAAAGTTTCGATAGGATTACCTGTCTAATAAATTTCGTGTGCATTCTGTTAAACTTAAATGCTAAATAACTTTTTGTCTAGGATTTTATGTCCATTTAATCTATTGAAGTGTCTTTAATTGTCGTAGGCATATCAATAACATGTTTTTTAGTGAGGAACCCAAGTAAAAAACAGTGTTATCATTGTCGTATCGTTGCGGCAAGTACACCTGTACTAATAGGGGACGGTGATCAGTCAAGCGAAACGCACACCCCTCgaaataacaatatttgttaatttttaaacaGTCTACCCCATGAGTTATACCTGTGAACACGTGAAAATAGGTATTAAGTTCAAGACAACAAAGAAGTATGTATatcaagaaaaacataaaataagtgTTCGCAATACTGGCTGCTATGATTATTGGATCAGGCGCTAAAGGACGTGCGAAAAGTTAGgattacaattttcaaaaatggaacGTAATTTTCTTGTGGAGtagaaaaacaattcaattgttATCATTAAAAGTAAgcagtgttaaataaataagtaaaatgtgtatgtaatatttcactaaaatgttaaaaagtgtgtaaaatattatcaaaattcgTCACTACGATTGATTCA
This genomic interval carries:
- the LOC110375342 gene encoding microvitellogenin, whose protein sequence is MYSITNWKNAKKPNYNTNVDKLFPYSEVPYLGEYNLVKIPVSLNNLIQHVDYWGEGRIVSEGGITGFTNCYNVHHQYHVVSGGADRDSKIPNRIPVASCSECDTSAYIRDNSVITVTVTDASRINTNCAKDIARIVNNDLGRVVVYGSQPDSGEILILTMELQKRALYACPDADLFEDLQGLKFVSHVAFLNKLESINYLYKNITNSNYERAIMATRSLADVAGGQIIDRLINDAPRTAMSYAYKLWNGGARDVVRNYFPKPFQHIFNEDAVTIANLKFRQPLKLDVHKDSYGDRLVWGDNACDLSSERVSWKLIPVWDNDGVTFKLYNIDCNMYLKLDVNVDNIGDRKAWGSNNSDELRHRYYLEPGFKNGSLVFHIVNCKYNQGLKLAVAVDGYGDRLLWGHGYEGDIDDNRLCWNIQAF